From the genome of Halomonas sp. I5-271120, one region includes:
- a CDS encoding aspartate/glutamate racemase family protein codes for MSSVSSVSSLPHVAVADDRALAFQRYNRPELLRIGLVLLDTDYTLERDWHRLVGDDMELFCTRMPTHAEVTPAALKALEAGITPAAATLVPGLPLHTLAFGCTSAGLLIGDVPIAERLHAVRPEVAVTHPWLAIRAALEALEARRIAVLTPYVREVDDAFLDAFTALGIEVAAIGGFRLDHDPDIPAVDPACLGDALATLLDGAGPVDAVVLPCTNLRALDVLDELEQRFGVPCVSSNQALYWHARWIAGRPTCQAGFGRLLAGV; via the coding sequence ATGTCGTCTGTCTCTTCAGTGTCCTCACTACCTCACGTTGCCGTTGCAGATGATCGCGCGCTGGCCTTTCAGCGCTATAACCGACCGGAGCTTTTGCGCATCGGCCTGGTACTGCTCGATACCGACTACACCCTGGAGCGTGACTGGCATCGGCTGGTCGGTGACGACATGGAGCTGTTCTGCACTCGCATGCCCACCCACGCCGAGGTTACCCCAGCCGCCCTCAAGGCGCTCGAGGCGGGCATTACCCCGGCGGCGGCGACTCTGGTGCCGGGGCTGCCGCTGCACACCCTGGCATTTGGCTGCACCTCGGCGGGGCTGTTGATTGGCGATGTGCCGATCGCCGAGCGCCTGCATGCAGTGCGCCCGGAAGTGGCTGTTACTCATCCCTGGCTCGCCATCCGTGCCGCCCTGGAGGCCCTGGAGGCCCGACGCATCGCCGTGCTGACGCCCTATGTGCGGGAGGTCGATGACGCCTTCCTTGACGCCTTCACGGCGCTGGGAATCGAGGTCGCGGCCATCGGCGGTTTCCGTCTTGATCATGATCCGGACATTCCGGCGGTGGACCCCGCCTGCCTGGGCGATGCCCTGGCGACGCTGCTCGACGGCGCGGGGCCAGTAGATGCGGTGGTTCTGCCCTGTACCAACCTGCGCGCGCTGGATGTGCTCGACGAACTCGAGCAGCGCTTCGGCGTGCCCTGCGTCTCCAGCAATCAAGCGCTCTATTGGCATGCTCGATGGATCGCCGGCCGGCCTACCTGCCAGGCGGGTTTCGGCCGGCTTTTGGCTGGAGTTTGA
- a CDS encoding ABC transporter substrate-binding protein, with translation MHRIAPLARSRSFTGYFGRSIAVATLSATALATALPSLAQDDALALDDWTAIEQAAQGQTVYWNAWGGDSRTNDYLSWVADELEARHDIELVHVKLSDTGTAVSRVIAEKAAGNLDEGAIDLIWINGENFAAMKDNDLLFGPFAEALPHYALTRADANPEVRVDFTVPTEGFEAPWGKAQLTFYYDSARVESPPSSMAELLDWARAHPGRFTYPLVPDFTGSTFLKQALIELTPDTAPLYQPVEESDFATVTAPLWDYLNALHPYLWREGRNFPTSGPEMKRLMGDGELSLAFTFIPSEPAAAVADFQLPPTTRSYVLDAGTLGNVHFVAIPFNASHKAGALVTANFLLSPEAQAHKQDPAVWGDRTVLDMDAVSDEVRATFIDDSDNPAALPAGALSKTVPEPHPSWMERLEAAWLERYGSQ, from the coding sequence ATGCACCGGATTGCCCCCCTTGCCCGCTCGCGCTCGTTCACTGGCTATTTCGGCCGCTCGATTGCCGTGGCTACTCTATCTGCCACTGCCCTCGCCACCGCCTTGCCGAGCCTCGCCCAGGACGACGCGCTGGCGCTGGATGACTGGACCGCCATCGAACAGGCCGCCCAGGGACAGACGGTCTACTGGAACGCCTGGGGCGGAGATAGCCGCACCAACGACTACCTGTCCTGGGTCGCCGACGAGCTCGAGGCACGCCACGACATCGAACTGGTACACGTCAAGCTCAGCGATACCGGCACGGCAGTCTCGCGGGTCATCGCGGAGAAGGCCGCTGGCAACCTCGATGAGGGTGCCATCGATCTGATCTGGATCAACGGCGAGAATTTCGCCGCCATGAAGGACAACGACCTGCTGTTTGGCCCCTTCGCCGAGGCCCTGCCTCATTACGCCCTGACTCGTGCCGATGCCAACCCGGAAGTGCGCGTCGACTTCACGGTGCCCACCGAAGGCTTCGAGGCGCCCTGGGGCAAGGCGCAGTTGACCTTCTACTACGACAGCGCCCGCGTCGAGAGCCCGCCGAGCTCCATGGCAGAACTGCTCGACTGGGCTCGCGCCCACCCGGGTCGCTTCACCTATCCCCTGGTGCCCGACTTCACCGGCAGCACCTTCCTCAAACAAGCCCTGATCGAGCTGACCCCGGACACCGCGCCGCTCTATCAGCCGGTAGAGGAGAGCGACTTCGCCACCGTCACCGCCCCGCTGTGGGACTATCTCAACGCTCTGCACCCCTATCTGTGGCGCGAGGGACGCAACTTCCCGACCAGCGGCCCCGAAATGAAGCGCCTGATGGGCGACGGCGAGCTGAGCCTGGCCTTTACCTTCATCCCCTCCGAGCCGGCCGCGGCCGTGGCCGACTTCCAGCTGCCGCCCACCACCCGCAGCTACGTGCTCGACGCTGGCACCCTGGGCAATGTGCACTTCGTCGCCATTCCCTTCAATGCAAGCCATAAGGCCGGCGCCCTGGTGACCGCCAACTTCCTGCTCTCGCCGGAAGCACAGGCACACAAGCAGGACCCGGCCGTGTGGGGCGATCGCACGGTACTCGATATGGACGCAGTGAGCGACGAGGTGCGCGCGACCTTCATCGACGACAGTGACAACCCGGCCGCCCTGCCCGCCGGCGCCTTGTCGAAGACGGTTCCCGAGCCGCACCCGAGCTGGATGGAACGCCTCGAGGCGGCCTGGCTCGAGCGTTACGGCAGCCAGTGA
- a CDS encoding aminoglycoside phosphotransferase family protein, whose amino-acid sequence MLDTDTAASTQAIASLCQPLRQALIEAGLNGELTALTPMADTGLAHAHLWLSRQNGEDWVARLPKQSQMRLAADDNLAYQAACFTRASQGGHTPALKAVLPVSDALPRGGLLVSAIRGRHARLPEDLPAIAKALASLHAQPLPPAAKRTPLQAPTDPWAAMLTELHQQAAYLDRAKITPEVRRQLSDDLADLEQWCRRAPPASQSLISFDAHPGNFLIQDDGRAMLVDLEKCRYSLPGFDLAHASLYTSTTWDPHSYAELSLGEVRAFHRAWAAAMAEHGARIDADELLQCRRAMWLWSVTWCAKWQAEQRRARDASAAGEDWSSELSDPALIAHVADRVEHYLSPPVIAQVRHEWRSLAGDSGLA is encoded by the coding sequence ATGCTCGACACGGACACCGCTGCCTCGACACAGGCCATCGCCTCGCTGTGCCAGCCGCTGCGTCAGGCGCTCATCGAGGCGGGCCTCAATGGTGAGCTAACGGCGCTGACCCCGATGGCCGACACCGGCCTGGCTCACGCCCACCTGTGGCTCTCCCGCCAGAACGGCGAGGACTGGGTGGCGCGGCTGCCCAAGCAGAGCCAGATGCGCCTTGCCGCCGATGACAACCTCGCCTATCAGGCGGCCTGCTTCACCCGGGCGAGCCAGGGCGGCCACACTCCGGCTCTGAAGGCCGTGCTCCCCGTAAGCGACGCCTTGCCGCGAGGCGGCCTGCTGGTGTCGGCGATCCGCGGCCGCCACGCCCGGCTGCCCGAGGACCTGCCGGCGATCGCCAAGGCCCTGGCCAGCCTGCATGCACAGCCGCTGCCACCGGCCGCAAAGCGGACACCCTTGCAGGCACCGACCGACCCCTGGGCGGCCATGCTCACGGAACTTCATCAGCAGGCGGCGTATCTTGATCGAGCCAAGATCACCCCCGAGGTTCGCCGTCAGCTCTCTGATGATCTGGCAGACCTTGAGCAATGGTGCCGCCGGGCACCGCCAGCCAGTCAGTCGCTGATCAGCTTCGATGCCCACCCCGGCAACTTCCTGATCCAGGACGACGGCCGCGCGATGCTCGTCGATCTGGAAAAATGCCGCTACAGCCTGCCCGGCTTCGACCTGGCCCATGCGAGCCTCTACACCTCGACCACCTGGGACCCGCACAGCTATGCCGAACTGAGCCTTGGCGAGGTGCGCGCTTTCCACCGTGCCTGGGCTGCCGCCATGGCCGAGCACGGCGCCCGCATCGACGCCGACGAGCTGTTGCAGTGTCGCCGCGCCATGTGGCTGTGGTCGGTGACCTGGTGCGCCAAGTGGCAGGCCGAGCAGCGAAGGGCCCGAGACGCCAGCGCTGCGGGTGAAGACTGGTCATCGGAACTCAGTGATCCAGCGCTGATCGCCCATGTCGCCGACCGGGTCGAGCACTATCTGTCGCCGCCGGTCATTGCCCAGGTTCGCCATGAATGGCGGTCACTGGCCGGTGATAGCGGCCTGGCCTGA